One segment of Ipomoea triloba cultivar NCNSP0323 chromosome 12, ASM357664v1 DNA contains the following:
- the LOC115998947 gene encoding probable leucine-rich repeat receptor-like protein kinase At5g49770 has translation MATLRLLLPCFILFASFHFIFAETDSRDVAVLTSLKDQWQNTPPSWDDSDDPCGGSWEGVSCNNSRVTALGLSTMGLKGKLNGDIGGLTELISLDLSFNRGLTGSISPRIGDLQKLSILILAGCSFSGSVPAELGKLSELSFLALNSNNFTGEIPATLGNLSKLYWLDLADNQLTGSLPVSTGKDPGLDLLKKAKHFHFNKNQLSGTIPANLFSADMVLIHVLFDGNQFSGSIPSTIGLVQTLEVLRLDRNLLNGSVPSNLNNLTSMIELNLAHNTLSGRLPDLNGMNSLNYVDLSNNSFRQSEAPDWFSSLQSLTTLVIEYGSLQGPVPQKLFAFPQIQQVKLRNNAFNDTLNMGSSIGQQLQLVDFQNNEISAVTLGSGYKNTLILIGNPVCTSALANTDYCHLQQQATKPYSTSLANCGSKSCPSDKKLSPQSCDCAYPYEGTFYFRGPSFRELSSVELFHSLEMSLWVKLGLTPGSVSLQNPFFNIDDYLQVQLELFPSTGMYFNRSEVQRIGFSLSNQTYKPPPEFGPYYFIASPYTFPAEHVRTSISSRVIIGIAVGCSFLVLLLVGLGIYAVQQKKRAERAIGMSRPFGSWAPSGKDSGGVPQLKGARWFSYDELKKCTNNFSESNEVGSGGYGKVYRGLLSTGQVVAIKRAQQGSMQGGMEFKTEIELLSRVHHKNLVGLVGFCFEQGEQMLVYEFMSNGSLRESLSGRTGIYLDWKRRLRIALGSARGLAYLHDLANPPIIHRDVKSTNILLDENLTAKVSDFGLSKLVSDCTKGHVSTQVKGTLGYLDPEYYMTQQLTEKSDVYSFGVVMLELITAKQPIEKGKYIVREVKMMMNKDNDEHFGLRNMMDPSIRNATTNLSGFGKFVELAMQCVEESAADRPTMSEAVKALETILQNDGLNTNSTSASSSATDFGSSKAVLAHPYHHDGLPRKEIHDSSDAFDYSGGFTLSAKVEPK, from the exons TAGCTGTGCTCACCTCTCTGAAAGACCAGTGGCAAAACACGCCTCCAAGTTGGGACGACTCCGATGATCCTTGTGGAGGATCCTGGGAAGGAGTATCCTGCAACAACTCCAGGGTCACTGCACT gGGACTGTCAACTATGGGTTTGAAAGGAAAACTAAATGGTGATATTGGGGGTCTTACTGAATTAATATCCTT AGACCTGTCATTTAACCGAGGCCTCACAGGCTCCATTTCTCCGAGGATTGGAGATCTGCAGAAACTAAGCATACT AATTCTTGCTGGGTGTAGCTTTAGTGGCAGTGTACCTGCTGAACTGGGGAAACTTTCAGAATTATCCTTCTT AGCACTCAACTCAAATAACTTCACGGGTGAAATTCCAGCGACTCTGGGTAATCTCTCCAAACTCTACTGGCTTGACCTGGCAGATAATCAGTTGACAGGATCTCTCCCCGTTTCAACGGGGAAAGATCCTGGACTGGATCTTCTGAAAAAGGCAAAACACTT CCATTTCAACAAAAACCAGCTTTCAGGCACAATTCCCGCCAACCTGTTTAGCGCTGACATGGTGCTCATACATGT ACTATTCGATGGAAATCAATTTAGCGGGAGTATACCATCTACGATAGGACTAGTTCAGACACTTGAGGTTCT CCGGCTTGATAGAAACCTCCTTAATGGTAGTGTCCCTTCAAATCTCAACAACCTGACAAGCATGATAGAATT GAACTTAGCACATAACACGCTCTCTGGCCGACTTCCAGACCTGAATGGAATGAACTCCCTTAATTATGT GGATTTGAGCAACAATTCCTTCAGGCAGTCAGAAGCTCCAGATTGGTTCTCATCTTTACAGTCACTCACCACTCT GGTGATTGAATATGGCTCACTTCAAGGACCAGTGCCACAGAAACTCTTCGCTTTCCCCCAGATTCAACAAGT GAAACTGCGGAACAATGCTTTTAATGATACCTTGAATATGGGCAGCAGCATAGGTCAGCAATTACAACTTGTGGATTTCCAGAACAATGAGATATCAGCTGTAACACTTGGCTCGGGATACAAAAATACATTGAT ATTGATAGGAAACCCAGTTTGCACCTCTGCGTTAGCTAACACCGATTACTGCCACCTTCAGCAACAAGCTACAAAGCCGTACTCTACCAGCCTGGCAAACTGCGGAAGCAAATCCTGTCCCTCTGATAAAAAACTCAGCCCGCAAAGTTGTGACTGCGCTTATCCATACGAGGGAACATTTTACTTCAGAGGACCCTCGTTCAGGGAGTTGTCCAGTGTTGAACTGTTCCACTCTCTTGAAATGAGTCTCTGGGTAAAACTAGGACTCACCCCTGGTTCAGTTTCTCTGCAGAACCCGTTCTTCAACATTGATGACTATCTTCAGGTGCAGTTGGAACTCTTTCCATCCACAGGAATGTATTTTAATAGATCAGAGGTTCAGAGGATCGGATTCTCCTTAAGTAATCAGACATATAAGCCACCTCCAGAATTTGGACCTTACTATTTCATAGCATCTCCTTACACTTTTCCAG CCGAGCATGTAAGAACTTCCATAAGCTCAAGGGTGATTATTGGAATAGCGGTTGGTTGTTCCTTTTTGGTCCTATTGCTTGTTGGCCTGGGGATTTATGCAGTTCAGCAAAAGAAACGTGCTGAAAGAGCTATTGGAATGAGCAGACCTTTTG GATCTTGGGCTCCAAGTGGCAAAGACAGCGGTGGCGTGCCCCAACTGAAAGGGGCCAGATGGTTCTCTTATGATGAACTCAAGAAATGTACAAACAACTTTTCAGAAAGCAATGAGGTTGGTTCTGGAGGATATGGCAAG GTCTATAGAGGATTGCTCTCAACCGGGCAAGTGGTGGCCATCAAAAGAGCTCAACAAGGATCAATGCAAGGAGGAATGGAGTTCAAAACTGAAATTGAATTGCTTTCACGTGTCCATCACAAGAACCTCGTTGGCCTTGTGGGGTTTTGTTTTGAACAAGGAGAACAAATGTTGGTATACGAGTTTATGTCAAATGGAAGCTTAAGGGAAAGTTTGTCAG GAAGAACGGGCATTTATCTTGATTGGAAGAGGAGACTCAGAATTGCTCTTGGTTCAGCCAGAGGATTAGCTTATCTACATGACTTAGCCAATCCCCCTATTATTCATAGAGATGTGAAGTCCACTAATATTCTACTGGATGAAAATTTAACAGCAAAGGTTTCTGATTTTGGCTTGTCCAAGCTTGTAAGCGATTGCACCAAAGGTCATGTATCAACCCAAGTTAAAGGCACGTTG GGTTATCTGGATCCTGAATACTATATGACTCAGCAGTTAACTGAGAAAAGTGATGTATACAGTTTTGGTGTTGTCATGCTTGAACTGATCACTGCCAAGCAACCAATTGAAAAGGGCAAGTACATTGTCCGGGAGGTGAAAATGATGATGAATAAGGACAATGACGAACATTTCGGATTAAGAAATATGATGGATCCTAGCATTAGAAACGCAACCACAAACCTTTCGGGGTTTGGGAAGTTCGTAGAGTTGGCAATGCAATGTGTGGAAGAATCAGCTGCTGACCGGCCAACAATGAGCGAGGCGGTGAAGGCCCTCGAAACCATCCTACAAAACGATGGGCTAAATACTAACTCCACATCCGCGTCTTCCTCAGCCACCGACTTTGGATCCTCTAAAGCTGTTCTTGCACACCCTTATCACCACGATGGTTTACCAAGAAAGGAGATTCATGACAGTAGTGATGCCTTCGACTACAGCGGGGGGTTCACACTTTCAGCAAAAGTCGAACCCAAATGA
- the LOC115998948 gene encoding aminoacyl tRNA synthase complex-interacting multifunctional protein 1 produces the protein MNYAMVGANNVLKGTTTFLLLSSFRPLLPSPLRICFHANNKGLRLPPPAFSRHAFPSSFHNDLSHSKLAVAFSGRRRGGFFSQCSYSDSTAATTSSSKEEDDNSASSASRSVDSSSANQPMLEIKDAANTLDIRVGKILRAWKHDEADSLYVEEVDIGEPQPRIICSGLVNYVPLQHLQDRHVIVLANLKPRNMRGVKSCGMLMAASDESHQNVELLLPPEGSVPGERVWFGLDDEKDKLPEAATPNQVQKKKIWELVQPHLKTNDTCVAMLGSYHMRAPAGLVVCSSLANARVS, from the exons ATGAATTATGCAATGGTGGGAGCGAATAATGTGCTGAAAGGGACAACCACCTTCCTTCTGCTCTCTTCCTTTCGCCCTCTTCTTCCCTCTCCTCTCCGCATCTGCTTCCACGCAAACAACAAGGGCCTCAGACTTCCTCCGCCTGCGTTCTCACGCCACGCTTTCCCCTCCTCATTTCACAATGATTTGAGTCACAGCAAATTGGCGGTTGCATTCTCTGGAAGAAGACGGGGAGGATTTTTCTCCCAGTGTTCCTACAGCGACAGCACCGCCGCCACGACCTCTTCCTCCAAAGAGGAGGATGATAACTCCGCCTCCTCTGCTTCTAGATCGGTAGATTCTTCGTCTGCTAATCAGCCGATGCTGGAGATTAAGGACGCGGCCAACACCCTGGACATTAGGGTTGGGAAAATCCTTAGGGCCTGGAAACACGACGAGGCTGATTCGCTCTATGTTGAAGAGGTCGATATTGGCGAGCCCCAACCCCGAATCATCTGCAGCGGCCTTGTTAATTATGTACCCCTCCAACATCTTCAG GACAGGCATGTTATTGTCCTTGCTAATTTGAAGCCAAGAAATATGCGTGGTGTCAAATCCTGTGGGATGCTGATGGCTGCTTCTGATGAGTCGCACCAGAATGTTGAGCTCCTCCTGCCACCTGAGGGTTCAGTTCCTGGTGAAAGGGTATGGTTTGGTTTGGATGATGAAAAGGACAAATTACCTGAGGCCGCAACACCGAATCAG GTTCAGAAGAAAAAAATTTGGGAATTAGTGCAACCACATCTCAAAACCAATGACACTTGTGTTGCTATGCTTGGTTCATATCATATGCGAGCGCCAGCGGGTTTAGTGGTCTGCAGTTCATTAGCTAATGCAAGAGTgtcataa